TTATTCCTCTATTTCTTGCTGCGGATACCCCCTGATTCGCCTGATGAATAAGTCGTATTCGCGAATCTTTTATTGACTCTACGATAAGTGTACCATTATCCGTGGAACCATCGTTAACAACAATAATTTCAAAATCCTGAACAGACTGCCTCAAGACAGACCGTATAGACCGCTCAACAGTGCTCTCCTTATTATATAAAGGGATCACAACCGAAAATGAAATTACCTCTTCAGACATTACCTGACGTGACCTCTAATATTGCTTTAGAACCGTGTTGATACCAAAATGTTCTGTTCAATCTTCTATCGCAGGTGTTCATATATAACTTTATATGTCTCACGAAACTTAGTATAAGAATAATTTTGCTCTATATACTTCCGCGCAGCATTGCCGATCTTTTGCCTTCGCTCTTTATTTTTTAAAAGTTCAATTAAAGCGGAAGCAAGTTCCGACGAATTTTCAGGCAGCACCAACGTGCCTGTCATTCCGTCTTGAATAGCTTCCGGTAAACCATCAACACGACTGGCCACAACTGGTTTACCGCAAGCCATTGCCTCAACAGCGCTCAAGCCAAAACCTTCATAACGTGAAGGTACGGCCACAACATCCATGAGCTTTATATAACCCATAGCTTCATCCCATGGAAGTTTTCCTGTCCATGTTATCGAGTCTTCTATTTTTAGATTACAAGCAGAACTCTTTAGATATGAAAGCTGGTCACCATCGCCGACAATTAACAAATGCGCATTTCCCAGAACTTTCTTCACCTTTGCCAAAGCTTCAATCAATATATCTATTCCCTTTTCCCTGCTTAAACGAGCTACCGCGCCGATTACAATTTTCTCCTTAAGATTGTCGGCAATTTCAGACATCTTTGGGACGCTTGCTTCAAGAGCCACATCTATGCCAACAATATCAATTGCGTTAGCTACAGTAAAATGTTTAATTTCTTTTATTTGTTCCGGATTATTCAAATCAATAAGTCGCGTATCATTAAACCAGGATTTTTCCACAGCCTCGGACACGCATATGAACCCGTTTGCCAATCGAGACCCAAGTCTCAATAAAATCTTCTCCTTTAAACCATGAGGAGTACCCGGATAATTAACTGTAACCAAAATAACTTTAGCACCAGCCAGCCGAGCTGCTATAATGGGTAACAGCCCGGGAGTCATATACTGAATATGAATTATATCTGGTTTTTTTTTGCGTAAGATTAATGCAAGAGAACGTATAAACTGAACAGTACCAATTGTTCTTGACCAATTCAAGAGAGTTATCTCAGTGCCAATTGCTTTAAATTCTTTTACAACGCTCTTGTCATTTTCGAAGTAACAGCAAATCTCGACATTATATCCCGATTCAATCAATGCACGTGATAACAATAGCGTCTGCATCTCCGTTCCGCCGCGCATAAGGCAGGAAATGGCAATTATAATTTTTTTATTTAACAATAGAGTCATTCCATTCTACATCTTTCGCATATATTAATTTCGGGGTCTCTGAATCAATCTCTCCGGAATAAATAAACATGGTCCAACGTATGAAGAATCTTCAAAATTGATATACTCTCGAAAATACATGTCGAAACAGCGATAGCCATGTTCCTGCAGGAACTTGCTCACATCCCTGCCGCAGTAACCAAACATTGGCCAGTTGTAAGGATGCAATTCACAAAAAATTATATCCGGCTGCATAGCTTCCCATGGAAATCCATTTAGTACCGGCAACTCCGCACCTTCGACATCTATCAATAGTAGATTAACTCTGTTCAACTGAAAATTAGCCAATATATTGCGAAGAGTTTTAACTTTGACTTCGCAATACGCTGTTTCTTTTGTACGACCTTTCGAAATAAGATAGCTTTCCGAACCCTTTGATACGAAATTTGTGACGCCATCAAAATCGGATACAGCACATTCTATCACCTGAACGACATCTTGCAGCGTGTTACGGGCTACATTACTTTTGAGAATTTTGCTATTAACAGTGTCCGGTTCTATTGCTATGAGAACACCTCCACCACGCTTCTTGAGTATTCCTCCCATCAAGACAGCATACTCACCATGATGTGCACCAACATCAATGACGATGGGTTTTTGCGGTAATATAGAAATGGCATTGCAGACTGCGTTTGCTTGTACTAAATCAGAATAAGCAACTATCTTATTCCGGCAATCTTCAGACGGATACTTCAGGCCCCTCCGCCCCGGCCATACGGTATCAGGGTGGAGATTAAGTGCAAGCCCCATAGCCCTTTCCCGCCTTCCTCCAGACAAGCGCCAAATATTCTTCAAAATCATTTTCCACATAATATAGATAGATCTTTTAAAATGATTGACCATGGTTTTCTTTCCGCCTTTTCACGAATATTAACTCGCTCTGTTTTTTTGTTGATTACCTTTTAGTAAAATCAGATCGCATTTTTTTTATCGTATCAAGGCAGAAGACATATCCATGAGAAATCCCCAAATTACTCTTTTCTGCCAGCAACCACATTAATTTTGCCCATAGGGGCAGATTTTGTTTCATATTCCCTTGAACAATATTTTCGAGCTCATTTGCATTTTCTATAGCTTTCAATATTCCCCGATGGTCATTATTAAGTAATCTATAAAAAAGAAATTCGTTGATGTATTTGACGGCTGCGCCGTAAATAAGTTTTTTATCAGATTCGTCAAATATACATTCAGAACCTTTAGATTGTAGTGTTTGAAATATATAATCAGTTGCCAGTTTTTCAGTAAGATTAGTTTTTGCAGTTTCCGATTCGGCATGCAATCTAAAACTTGCAAGAGGGAAAGAGACACCGGCAACCTCCGTAAAACTACCAACTCTGTAAAAGAAATCATCATCTGCTAAAAGACCTGCTTCTTTGCGATATGTACATTTATTTAATAACAGTTCACGAGATGTAGTTACTCCCGGGCAACGATGGATATGATTATTTGAAACAACGCCCATTAGATAATGATGAGCATAATCTCTGCCTGAATAAAGCACAGGTACCAATGAATGAGGTCGAGGAGGTTCTTTGATAATCAAACCGGAATCGTCTATGTAATTGCAAGCCGTAAAAAAGTGCCCAATATTAGGAAACTGTAGTAACGCTTTCTCGACACGTTCAATATATTCGGGATGGAGCAAATCATCTTGATGTATTATCGTAATATAATCACCTGTTGCCTTTGATATCGCTCTATTCCAGGCATCAACAAAGCCAGTGGCCTTGTCATTAAAATAATATTTTATTTTTTCACCATAGCTTTTAGCAATTTCTGCGGTACCATCAGTCGAATCATCATCCACAATAATTAATTCATCAGCTTTTCTGGTTTGTGCCAAAGCTGAAGCAATGGCACAATGTAAAAATCTCTCGCCATTGTAGGCAGGTATTACAATCGAAAAAGTTGATTTGTTCAATATGCTTTCACGCAATTTCTAATTTAAAATATCTAAGGAAATCATAAAGAGTATTGCCGGATAAATTCCGCTATTCCCGAGGCTGCCATTTCATAACCACGAGCACTCCAATGCGTTCCGCTAGGGCTGTAAATGTCTTTTTCTCCCCTGGCAATTGCCGCTTTTAGAGATTTATCTATTCTCGGTATATTAATTCCATACGTCATTAAATAATTCGAGATATTCTCTCTTTTTTTGAATAAAGGTATCGTAATATAATCAGCATATGCGGTTGATTTATCAGGTGCCAGCATAAAGATGAATAGGGTCTTGCCATTTGATTGAACACTTTCTTGAATACACTTTATGGCAGAGGCAGTTTTTGCGACATCATCTTTCTTCCAGGAAAGTTTATTCATATCACCTTCATATACCAAGATTTCACCACTTCTTCTATTCGAAAATAGGTTATTCTTTGTCAGAATAAATCTTTTTGTATTACGAGTATCTTTACCTGTAATATTTCTGATAATGGAATGTGTAACTACCGAGGCCGCGTATTTAAGGTTGATATTTTTAATATCAAAAATCTTTCTCTTCTCTTCATAATATTCAGCATGCGTATTAGCTGAATATCTTAATATAGGAATGCGGACTTCTTGATTGGTTTCCTGTTGGCAATTTATTTTGATATCATTGAAAAAATAAACAAGTTCGCGTTCCACGCATTGCAATATTAAAACTTTTGGTGGATTATTTTTAAATTGTTTACTCTGCAGGAATTCCGGGATTGACGTTTCTCTTATATTCAGCGTTTCATAGGAAAGTCCGATATCCTTAAAAAGGAATGGTTGCCACACGCCGCTTGTTGAAAAAGAGTCACCTATAATTAAAACGTCAGACTTACCACTATAATTCCTTTCTATATTGGCATAACCTTTTATTTTTCTTTGAGGAATATTCCAACCAAAATCGCGTTCCGCATAAGAGCCAAGCCTTGTGAGCTCACCTTCAAGTGGCTGAATGTAAAAAGCACCCAAAACTATAATTATTAAACACGAAGAAACAACTGATGATATTACAAAAACATACTTTTTAAACACATCAGGCATTACTTAAATACGGGCCTTTATCCATTAGAACTGAAAGTAAAGAAATTCGCTGAGCTGGTCTATCATTATAATGCTTATCGACATCACCAATGCAAAGTACGTAGCCCACTGCCAACTGGGCACCCACTTAATCCAAAGGGTAGATGTGGTTAAATGGCCACGATAAATATTAATCGCAGGCTTAAATTTCTGCATAAATTGCTGCGTGTTGGGCAAAAACCAAGCAATACAGATTAAAAGCATAATCAGCACAGGGGCCTGCAGTGCTTTTGTAAAAGCCGGCAGTGTACCGAAAATGACGCCACTGTTTTCAAGCCAATTACCCAGCGCGCCAAAATAATTCAACCATACTTCAGGCAGCACACATCCATTTAGCCCTAACATACCGCTGTAAACAGCAAAAGCGCTCTCCAAATTATCCGCCCTAAAAAGTACCCATGCGATTACAACGGCTATAAATGTCATTAATCGGGCAGTTAAACTTCCTATTAAAGTGGACTTATGCAAATCATGCCCAAAATATTTGCGCAAAGAACGCCAAGCCTGATTGATAACAAGATAAAAGCCGTGCAGGCTACCCCACAAGATAAATGTCCAGCCGGCACCGTGCCATAGACCACCCAGAAACATTGTTATCATAATGTTAAGATAACGACGCGCTGTTCCCAATCTATTGCCACCAAGTGGTATATAAAGATAATCCATCAGAAAACGAGAAAGGGATATATGCCAGCGCCGCCAGAATTCTATAATATTGTCAGCTTTATAGGGTGAATAAAAATTTAAAGGGATAGACACGCCAAATAATTTGGAAAGCCCGACGGCCATATCCGAATAAGCTGAAAAATCGAAATAAAGTTGCAATGAATAACCAATAGCCCCTGACCAAGCTTCAATCAACGTGAGTGCCTGACCTTTTGAAGCCGCTTCAAATATAGCCTGCGCTACAGGTGCAATACTGTCAGCCAGGACAACTTTTTTGAAAAGACCCAGTGAAAATATTGTAAGGCCCACAGCAATATTTTCATAACTAAACGAGTAGGTGCTTTTGCGACTGAATTGCGGGATGATTTCTTTATGATGGAGTATTGGACCTGCGATAAGATGAGGAAAGTAAGTAACGAATAAAGCATAATAAACCAAGTCTCTTTCCTTTACCTCACCTCTGAACGCATCAACAAGGTAAGCGATCTGGGTAAATGTGAAAAAAGAAATGCCTAGTGGAAGTATAACACTTCCCAGTGTCCATCCAGCGTCTGTGAGATTATTAATAGTTGAAAGAAAGAAGTTGACGTACTTAAAATAGCCGAGAAGACAAAGATTAGATGCCACCCCAAAAATCAGAATAGCTTTCTTGTGTATTGTGTTTTTTTCTGCATTCTCTTGCGCAAGCGCTGCACCAACCGAATAATTAAAAAGGATAGAACCTATGAGGAGTCCTACATAGGCCGGATTCCACCATCCGTAAAAGAAGAGTGATGCGGCAATGAGCCATACAGCGCTTATACGGTGGTTATGGCGGCCCAACATGAAATAAACCAGCACTGTAATCGGCAAGAAAAGAAAAATAAATATGTGAGAATTAAATAACATGCTTACTGTTGAACAAACCTACGATTACTTTTTAATTCATTTCATTTTGCATGCATTCATTGTTTATGACTTCGCCGAAAACCGTTTCTAGATCAGACACATATTTTCCCATAGTAAACTTCTCATTAGCCCAAGTATGTGCATTGTCCCCCATTTGTTTCAGAAGGGTTCGCTGTTGATATATAGTTTCAATTTTTTGTGCCAAATCCTCATGATTGTCTGGGGTATATAAAAAGCCGCTCCAGCCATCTTTAATAAGCTCAATTGTGCCTCCGCTTCTCGCGCCCACTACGGGCAAACCTTGTTTCATCGCTTCGACGGTTACTCTGCCAAAAGCCTCGTTCCTTGAACACATAAGCAAAACATCCGCCTTACGAATTAGCGCAGCAGGATTTTCAGTAAAAGGCAAAAAAGTGATTTTATCCGTAAGATTTTCTTCCGCGATGATTATTTCCAGTTTTGTTTTATAATCAAGACTCGCACTGCCAAGAAAAGTTAAACGGACGTCCAAATCTTTACGCACGAGAATTCCTAATGCTCTTATTGCATCATCAGGTTTTTTACTTTCAATAATTCTGCCAACCTGAATAAGATTGATTGTTCCTGTCTGAACACCTTTTGTTTCCTCACGATAGTTAGACTTTGGTATATCTACAGCATAATAAATTTTACATAGTTTATCTTTGCCTATAAAAGGACAAAATTTTTTGAATACAGCATCAGAATCGACAATTATTCTGTCCGAATAGTTACGTATAAACCCAAAAGTATAATTTTTCCCGAAATAGTAATCGAAACCGTGATCCTCTTCACCAAACTCATGAATATACCAGATATGCGGTATGCCTGCCCAGTGCGCCGCCAAAGCACCTGATGGAATGGTAATCGTATTTGTAACAGCTACATCCGGGGCAATTTGAAGCAAAACATCCTTCAATCTACGCCCCGATAAATAATTTGATGCGGCACGACGAACTCTTTGAATTAGGGACGGGTAAGGTTTACGAGAACAAGTCCAAAAAAGGTAAGGTGATATATATATAACCGCCCCGATGTTCTCTAACAGATTCACAAGCGGTCCCGTCCAAGGTAAAATCGCACTGATCTGATGCCCGCGCTCAATCAATCCCTTACAGGCTTCAAGCATGCTAAGTTCAGCGCCGTTTGTCTCAGCCGTATGTGAAAACCATGCAATTTTCAATTTTAGAACTTTCCTGCTTAAAATAATTCTTTAATTTATCACGTTGTGCGTATATTTTAAGAATGCATTAAAGTCACTTAAAGTCTTTAATGCAGCTTTTGGGAATTATCGCAGAAACACCATTTCTATTACTCGTAGCAAAGTTTAGAATATGATGCGTATCTTGCATGCGAAGGAGACATCGCCTTACACCAGGCCAACGAATCGAGTCATGAATCAAAAGAATGCCTTTTGGGGAAAGTTTTGGTAAAAATATTTGTATTTCTTTCCACAATCCAGTTTCAACATGCTCAGAATCAAGGAACATAAGGTCAAAATTTGTGTGTAAACTGCTAATTATGGCGTCACTTAATGTTGAACCGCACACCGGATATAAATCCAGTGCATTTAATCCTAGAGTGCTAATGTTATGCAAGGCTAAATCCAGAAATCTTTGTTCAACATCCACAAAATACAATTTGCGCTTTCCGCCAAGAGCTGAAAGCGCGTAAGCGATGTGTGTAGTAGTTGCACCCACAAAGCTGCCGGTCTCTAGTACTGTCTGGGCATCAAGCAAAAAAGCTATATCTGCGACGAAACGAGATACGTCAGGTTCTGCAGACCATACTTGATTCAAATCGCGGTTTCCCTTAAAGTAATCAAAGTTATTTAAAATAGAATAGGCAGGCAGTTCCTTCAATGACTTATTTGCTCGCTTATTTAGTAGTTTAAAAAAGTCGATAGGATTTAGATTCCCGTATACACTTCGGTAATGAGTGTCTTGATTTTCTAACTCTGCCGTAGCAATTTCAACCCATTTTGTGGTTTTAAGAGTCATTAATGCTTTGATTAACCTGAATCGTGTTCTAATACCGCTAATGTGTCGCCCCATATTAATACCCGCTTCGTCCGTTATTTGCCTTCCACTATTTCTTTAATTATCTGACGCCACCGGTCTTTCCACAAAAAAAGGCTGAATGCCGTTTGCGAGGTTTCCCAACCTCTCTTTTGCATCCTTTGACGTTCTTCGGAATTATCAACAAGTTTTAACAGGCCTTCCAGCAAGGCATCTTTTGTTGGTGGACAAAGGATGCCATTAAACCCGTCAATTATTTCCGTTATCATGCCGCCCATATTCGTTGCAATAACTGCACATCCGGCAGCCATTGCTTCAAGCACTGATAGACAGGTTGCTTCGCCGCATAGTGATGGAATTACGGCAATGTCATGCTTCTGATGAACGTGCAGAGCCTCCTCCGTCTTATATGATGTTAGAGTTACGCGTTTTTCATCTGAGAGCGCTTTTTTTATAAATTCCTCATCAGGTCCTTCACCGGCTATTGTGATTTCTAAATTAGGACGAAGTGCCAACAGTTCTTTGAATACATCGGTTATTATACGAGAGCCTTTCTCCGGCACAATCCTTCTGGCAAAGATTATTTTAAGCGGGTGGCAATTATTCAATTTTTCGCGGCGCTCATCCCATTCAGCCGTTGGCGCTGGATTGGGATTGTAAAAAAGTCTTCCTTTAAAATTTGTACCCCGAAAACTGCGATACCAGTTGAGAAAATACAGATCTACGGCAACTCGGTTGTAGCAGGTTTCAAATCTGCGTAATCCTCTTAATTGACAGCGGTAGCGAAAAATCTTTTCACCGATAGGATTGTGATAAATTTTATTAGGGGTAATAAGATGAATTTCTGCATCCCAGGCCAAACCATTCTGTACACAAATTGAATATGGATTGTCATTTTTGATCGAAAAGAAATCTGCAGCAAATATTTCGATCCTTTCTTTTGCGCCAGACTGCTTAATTGCTATATCCCTAAGATTTTGCACAACTTTTTCGTTAGATATGCCTCGACCAGGATATCCAGGTAAACCTACCACTCTTGTGTTACCCCATTTGACATCGAATGCATGTCCCGCGCATTGATAAACGGTTACATTGTGGCCCATTCTTTCCAGAAGTGGGCACATAAGACTGATTAATGTGCCTATGCCCCCGCCACCAACACTTTGTTCATCATCTTTGAGAAATTGTATGAAATAAATATCAGCGTTCATTACAAATCTTCCTTCTTAATTAGCTGGTCAGAATATCTTTAACTGTTTGATACTTTTTTTCGAACCTGAAAGTACCATCGGGATTTTTTCTTGTCATTTCATGTAATGTTTCCAGTATCCATCCCACTTTACCGCGCTGTGGCGGCGCAGTCCAATCGTCTTTTTCTGCGAACAACTGCTGATAATCGCTAATCATACGCTGTAAAGTAAATTTTTCTTGAGCCGTTTTCTGCGCCGCTTGTCTCATTAAATTCATGCGCGCCGGATTTAAGAGCAGATTGACAATGGCTGATGAAAAGCCCTCAACATTATCCACTTCGACCAGTATACCTGTTTCGTTGTCAGTCACAATTGTATCTGTTATTCCAGCCAGCCTTGAAACAACAGGCACCGCGCCACACATCATTGCTTCAACTATGGATAAACCAAAACCTTCAATACGCGTGGGAAGCAGAAAAATGTCAGCTTTAGTTAGTATTTCAGCAACTTTTTGTGGGGGTACACGGCCTGTAATGGTTAAGTTATTTCCAAAACCTTGTTGGACAAAATGATTTTTTATCTCATCCCCTAAAGGCCCGTATCCTATTATGTGCAGATGCGCTGTGGGATGTTTTAATAAGACGCGCCGCATTATAGGAAACAGCAAATCAGTGCCTTTGTTTGGCGCGACAAAACCGACAAATGCAATATTATAATTAATTTCAGGTGTAACCCTTTTTGCATTGAAAATATCATTATCAACACCATGAGGTATTACGGAAATTCTTTTTTTATTTTTATCTGAAATATAAAGAAGTGTGTTCTGTGCAACGCTTATGGTTGGCGCAATCCAGCGAAATATTCTATCCTCGAAAATCGAAGTAACCTGATAAAATCTTGAATCATCACTGTGGATGACAGAAACTGGTCTTATGGATATATTTAAAAGCGGCAATGCGTATTGGGCCAGTGCGCAGTGATTAAGCAACACAATATCGGGATTAATATTGTTAATAATATCGGCAACCAGAAAAATCTTATTAAGTGAGAGCGGTTTCTGTGAAAGATCATGAAAGGCCTTAGCATAGTTTTTTATTTTGTGATTGTCACTTTTGTCATTAGATGCAATACAATGAATTTCCCACCCGTTGTTTGAAAAACATTTTACTACATTATGAATATAAGATGCCATGCCGCCAAATTCTTTGAACCCCGGCGCAGCGCATACTATACAACCTTTTATTTGATTCATTATTACAGGTTCTTAATCAGCCACAGGCCTAAAGATTTATCTGAATAAATACCACCTGATTCAGTGCAGTTTTCATTGATAAGCAATAAAGGTTCGGGTAAATTAAAAGGTTGTTTCTGCAGATTAAGAGGACGCCAGCCTCTCGCTGAAACCATATCAACATTTTCATCAGCATTTGGGAAAGTGGTGGTAAGAAGATACGATGATCCACTCTTTTTTAAATTTGAGAGCGCTTTCAGAGCATCGAGGTTGGAAAGATGCACGAGACAGTCGCGGCAAAATATTAAATCCGCTTTCGTCGGCATTTCTTTCACTATATCCAACACCCCGAATTTTAAGTTATGTGCGGCGTATTTTTTCTTGTTGGCTACGATAATATGTTCGACGATATCAAAACCTTGATATTCGACACCTTCAAGGTTAACTATGCTCATCCATGTAAAGTCACCACATGGTACATCCACTAAAGAACGGATTTTATAATCAACTAATAGTTTAGCTATTTCCTGTCGTATTACGGCAGTCTGTTCTAATGAAGAACCAATACCGGAAGAAGGATGTCGTTTACCGGTAAAACCGCCTGTTGCGTAAATTTCCGTAAACTTTGCTTTATTTGATTTAAGCCGATAGCTGAAGTGTTTCCATTTTAAAATTAAAGCATAAAACATAATACAAACCTATTAAACAGTCTATTTTTTATAAGTTCTTTCACCAATTTTTCTTGCTGTCCCCCTAATGTTCAAAGGTTTTTCTCCTCACCGCACCAGTCCCCATGGACACTGCGCAGGAATCAATGATTCAGACAGATTTGAAAAAAGGTTTTTAAAAATAGTATCCGCAATCTTCAACCCAGCGCACTAGGATGATTTTGCAACGGAAAGTTGTTGAGAAATGTTGCGTGAAATATAAATATAATGTTCGAGTCATTGTTTTCATAGCTTTATATTAGAATCCCTGCAGATTATAGCCTGTGTTATATCCAATGATGAAAAATCCACTTTGGATCAAATATTAAGTCGGTTAATCTGCTCCACAACGCTTTTCTTGTTCTTTGAAAAGGAAACTTCATTGATTTTTGAGAAAACTGACATTGATTGATAGCAGCACCATATTTTTTTCTAATTTCATTAGCTTCATCATTTGAAATTTTAGAAAGCTGCGCAGTTTTCGAAGAGCTATGATGTCGGTAAATTGCAAGTGGATGTAATGTATGTGTAAATTCCCCGACCGCACAAAAACGCAAA
The sequence above is a segment of the Deltaproteobacteria bacterium HGW-Deltaproteobacteria-2 genome. Coding sequences within it:
- a CDS encoding membrane-bound O-acyltransferase family protein, with the translated sequence MLFNSHIFIFLFLPITVLVYFMLGRHNHRISAVWLIAASLFFYGWWNPAYVGLLIGSILFNYSVGAALAQENAEKNTIHKKAILIFGVASNLCLLGYFKYVNFFLSTINNLTDAGWTLGSVILPLGISFFTFTQIAYLVDAFRGEVKERDLVYYALFVTYFPHLIAGPILHHKEIIPQFSRKSTYSFSYENIAVGLTIFSLGLFKKVVLADSIAPVAQAIFEAASKGQALTLIEAWSGAIGYSLQLYFDFSAYSDMAVGLSKLFGVSIPLNFYSPYKADNIIEFWRRWHISLSRFLMDYLYIPLGGNRLGTARRYLNIMITMFLGGLWHGAGWTFILWGSLHGFYLVINQAWRSLRKYFGHDLHKSTLIGSLTARLMTFIAVVIAWVLFRADNLESAFAVYSGMLGLNGCVLPEVWLNYFGALGNWLENSGVIFGTLPAFTKALQAPVLIMLLICIAWFLPNTQQFMQKFKPAINIYRGHLTTSTLWIKWVPSWQWATYFALVMSISIIMIDQLSEFLYFQF